A part of Rhipicephalus microplus isolate Deutch F79 chromosome 8, USDA_Rmic, whole genome shotgun sequence genomic DNA contains:
- the tos gene encoding exonuclease tos, translated as MGIQGLLPFVQKATRPANVKEFSGQIAAVDTYCWLHKGAFSCAERLVKGEKTDAYVSYCMKMADLLLECGVRPILVFDGRHLPSKKGTEKKRREQREINRQKAKQFLIEGKIQQARECYQRAVDVTSTMAHEVIVECRRRGIDYIVAPYEADAQLAYLAQCKLADIVITEDSDLILFGCEKVLFKMDRAGFGQLYEKSRLGECFGQLADRFTHDKFRQMCILSGCDYLPSLPGIGLGKASKFFKLITNPNIRATLPKLPSYLKMPALCVGEQYVEDFLKAENTFRHQLVFCPIRNELVPLSPYDPNVDPTDMTYAGQQLPKEQAFDIAVGNIDVNTGQKIDNYYPKDGKILQERSSQDHKVKPIKPENDLEAKDNTPRRLGAFEVSERRLARPTTPRTPIRQPQRPTKPLSSVENIDAEYEKQEHPCQQQEANWIESGDRSSKMETSPVSQNEQRNVFKVTPKQVVRSRFFSSPATPRSPNKKLTEWQIELSKPVSDGSQVVSSKLPHSNASQGKFQWRSSLVPQGAPSTPVSKQASTPFKRLRLSMSALEGSRKPSCVFGPEAKEHRKSVGELEADNNASQCSSFGQPESSSLPEHNFSEPPTSNKSSPTKDTDSSQAAQRPKSLFEFLEEKHRSAQMPNATSPPAKFKNPFAKTPTLPPTRDLTVLGSDEEDPMPPSCRKITMQKDFSLTKMQKATFSTLDDLEESEESPIPKFKGSCESSEAQGNSSQDLDYPNSLEDESPWPSRPAVIQDPCATDVNEDSDDDDLMVTSAIIVNRPLETPKHLIAKPRIPSKPIKKALSKQRRLGLSKSGMKKDIRQPSLLESLAKFQFKKSCA; from the exons ATGGGAATTCAAGGCTTGTTACCGTTCGTCCAAAAGGCGACGAGGCCAGCAAATGTGAAAGAGTTCAGCGGGCAAATTGCAGCCGTGGACACCTACTGCTGGCTACACAAAGGCGCATTTTCGTGCGCCGAACGGCTTGTGAAGGGCGAAAAGACCGATGC GTATGTGAGCTACTGCATGAAGATGGCAGACTTGCTGTTAGAGTGCGGCGTGCGGCCGATCTTGGTTTTCGACGGACGGCATTTGCCATCGAAGAAGGGGACGGAAAAAAAGCGAAGGGA ACAGCGGGAAATCAACaggcagaaagcgaagcagtttCTCATTGAAGGAAAGATTCAGCAGGCACGGGAATGCTACCAGAGAGCTGTTGACGTCACATCCACCATGGCTCATGAAGTCATTGTG GAGTGCAGGAGGAGAGGCATCGACTACATCGTAGCGCCATACGAAGCAGATGCCCAGCTCGCTTACCTGGCACAATGCAAGCTGGCTGACATCGTCATCACAGAAGATTCCGACCTCATCCTCTTTGGATGCGAAAAG GTTTTGTTTAAGATGGACCGAGCCGGGTTTGGCCAGTTGTATGAGAAATCGAGACTGGGTGAATGTTTTGGACAGCTGGCGGACCGCTTTACCCATGACAAGTTTCGGCAGATGTGCATCCTTTCTGGTTGCGACTATCTCCCTTCCCTGCCAGGCATCGGCTTAGGAAAAGCCAGCAAGTTTTTCAAGCTCATCACCAATCCCAATATCCGAGCT ACATTGCCCAAGCTTCCATCGTACCTCAAAATGCCGGCCCTCTGCGTGGGTGAGCAGTACGTTGAAGACTTCCTCAAAGCTGAGAACACGTTCCGCCATCAACTTGTGTTCTGTCCCATCCGGAATGAACTGGTACCACTGAGTCCCTACGACCCCAATGTTGACCCCACAGACATGACCTATGCTGGACA ACAACTTCCTAAGGAGCAGGCTTTTGACATAGCAGTAGGGAATATCGATGTCAACACTGGGCAGAAGATTGACAACTACTACCCAAAGGATGGGAAG ATACTGCAAGAGAGAAGTAGTCAGGATCATAAAGTTAAGCCAATTAAGCCAGAGAATGATCTAGAAGCAAAGGACAACACTCCGAGAAGACTTGGTGCGTTTGAAGTTTCTGAGCGGAGGTTAGCACGGCCGACAACTCCAAGAACACCAATAAGGCAGCCACAGCGTCCCACGAAGCCTCTTAGTTCAGTGGAAAACATTG ATGCAGAATATGAAAAGCAAGAACACCCTTGCCAACAACAGGAAGCAAACTGGATTGAAAGCGGTGATCGAAGCAGCAAAATGGAAACTTCTCCAGTCAGTCAGAATGAGCAGAGAAATGTTTTCAAAGTAACGCCTAAGCAAGTGGTTCGTAGCAG GTTTTTCTCATCGCCAGCGACTCCTCGGTCACCAAACAAAAAGCTTACAGAATGGCAAATTGAGCTTTCAAAACCTGTTTCTGATGGCAGTCAAGTTGTGTCTAGCAAACTCCCACATAGCAATGCATCACAGGGCAAGTTTCAGTGGCGGTCAAGTCTCGTGCCACAGGGGGCTCCATCCACACCAGTTTCCAAGCAAGCGTCGACACCGTTCAAGCGACTGCGGCTGAGCATGTCTGCGTTGGAAGGTAGTAGAAAACCTTCATGCGTCTTCGGCCCAGAAGCGAAAGAACACCGCAAAAGTGTTGGAGAGTTGGAGGCAGATAACAATGCTAGTCAGTGTAGTAGCTTTGGCCAGCCAGAGTCCTCAAGTTTGCCAGAACATAACTTCAGCGAGCCACCAACATCTAACAAGAGCTCACCCACTAAAGACACAGATAGCTCACAAGCTGCGCAGCGCCCCAAGTCTCTCTTTGAGTTTCTAGAAGAAAAGCACCGATCTGCACAGATGCCAAATGCCACTTCGCCTCCTGCAAAGTTCAAAAACCCCTTTGCAAAAACACCAACATTGCCTCCTACGAGAGATCTCACAGTTCTAGGATCAGATGAAGAAGACCCTATGCCGCCGAGTTGTCGGAAAATAACAATGCAAAAagatttttctttgacaaaaatgCAAAAAGCCACTTTTTCAACATTAGATGACCTGGAAGAAAGTGAAGAGTCTCCAATTCCGAAGTTCAAAGGCAGCTGCGAATCCTCCGAAGCACAAGGAAACTCGTCCCAAGATTTGGATTACCCAAATTCTCTAGAAGATGAGTCGCCATGGCCTTCCAGACCAGCAGTCATACAAGACCCCTGCGCAACTGATGTGAATGAAGacagtgatgatgatgacctaATGGTGACTAGTGCCATCATTGTAAATAGACCCCTTGAGACACCAAAGCACCTCATCGCTAAGCCACGAATTCCGTCGAAGCCCATCAAGAAAG CACTATCAAAGCAACGACGCCTTGGTCTTTCGAAGTCTGGTATGAAGAAGGATATCAGACAACCAAGTTTGCTAGAAAGTCTTGCCAAGTTCCAATTCAAAAAATCATGTGCGTAA